One Agrobacterium vaccinii DNA window includes the following coding sequences:
- a CDS encoding BrnA antitoxin family protein has translation MLRQSGKGWQGRMNEALRKAAGLS, from the coding sequence ATGCTTCGCCAAAGTGGAAAAGGCTGGCAAGGCAGAATGAATGAAGCCCTGCGCAAGGCCGCAGGGCTGTCATAA